A genomic segment from Stappia indica encodes:
- a CDS encoding AtpZ/AtpI family protein, with the protein MSPNENEPDVQGARPTEAELSERRNRLARALEEKTAQAEGQKSVSSSGTGQGFAQAMKLSTEFVAGVLVGAAIGWMIDKGFGTSPWGLIVFLLLGFVAGVLNVLRSAGLMAEQHDRTRDG; encoded by the coding sequence ATGTCTCCGAACGAGAACGAACCGGACGTGCAGGGTGCACGGCCAACGGAAGCGGAACTGTCCGAGCGAAGAAACCGGCTTGCACGGGCGCTTGAGGAAAAGACGGCGCAGGCCGAAGGCCAGAAAAGCGTGTCGTCCTCGGGTACGGGGCAGGGCTTCGCCCAGGCCATGAAACTGTCGACGGAGTTCGTCGCAGGTGTTCTGGTCGGGGCGGCCATAGGCTGGATGATCGACAAGGGTTTCGGCACGAGTCCGTGGGGCTTGATCGTCTTCCTCTTGTTGGGTTTCGTCGCGGGCGTGCTGAACGTCTTGCGCTCTGCCGGCTTGATGGCGGAGCAGCACGACAGGACGCGCGACGGATAG
- a CDS encoding 2OG-Fe(II) oxygenase, which produces MFTHSIPALFSREETREIVRLADDAQAAAGGLVGGLQHNDIRRAQIAWLDDTGSAAWVMERIVSAVAAANREHFDFAITEFGERLQVATYDESNAGHYDWHSDIGDGPIARRRKLTIVVQLTEPAGYQGGELQINLGSAMLSAERGIGDATLFASFMLHRVAPVSSGRRKSLTCWCHGPQFR; this is translated from the coding sequence ATGTTCACGCATTCCATTCCGGCATTGTTTTCCAGGGAAGAAACCCGCGAAATCGTTCGCCTTGCGGACGACGCGCAGGCCGCTGCGGGCGGTCTCGTCGGCGGTCTTCAGCACAACGATATCCGCCGGGCGCAGATCGCCTGGCTCGACGACACCGGCAGCGCCGCCTGGGTGATGGAGCGGATCGTCTCAGCGGTGGCTGCGGCCAATCGCGAGCATTTCGACTTCGCCATCACCGAGTTCGGCGAGCGGCTGCAGGTCGCCACCTATGACGAGAGCAATGCCGGCCACTACGACTGGCACTCCGACATCGGCGACGGCCCCATCGCGCGGCGGCGCAAGCTGACCATCGTGGTGCAGCTCACCGAGCCGGCGGGCTACCAGGGCGGCGAATTGCAGATCAATCTCGGCAGCGCCATGTTGTCGGCCGAGCGCGGCATCGGCGATGCCACGCTCTTCGCCTCCTTCATGCTGCACCGGGTGGCGCCGGTCTCGTCCGGCCGGCGCAAGTCGCTCACCTGCTGGTGCCACGGACCGCAGTTCCGCTGA
- the smc gene encoding chromosome segregation protein SMC — protein sequence MKFNKLRVLGFKSFVEPMEFIIGDGLTGVVGPNGCGKSNLVEALRWVMGENSYKNMRASGMDDVIFSGSLNRPARNTAEVTLFLDNADRTAPAGFNDSDAVEVTRRIEREAGSNYKINSRDVRARDVQLLFADASTGARSPALVRQGQIGELIAAKPTSRRQILEEAAGISGLHSRRHEAELRLRAAEQNLERLEDVLVQIDGQLDSLRRQARQASRFRNLSAEIRSAEAGLYYLRWTDCRDRLKAAEAEFAEAEEGVRLVSLAQAEAAKNQAISAHKVPEMREAAARAGAAVQRLVIARNELDGEERRIRERLSDLTGRLQQLHQDIAREQALVSENDEHLSRLADEEEELRGEDLSQEERAEEARLSVAAASEVVAAAEERLSALTQEQAGVVARRRQLEDAHRTAVQRAERLVAQHGEAAAQVAALEADIEGAPALEMGREALLDAEGRLDLAEERVLEAEERTRSHRAAVDAARRPLSEAEAALSRLETEARTLQEVLSAGQAGEWPAVVEAMTVEPGFETALGAALGEDLDAPVGGDAPMRWSAEAAGGEQLSGDPKLPAGCRPLSEVVRAPVALARRLAQIGLVEDGAAAGLMRQLKPGQRLVSREGAVWRWDGFTVSADAPTAAAQRLARKNRLAALELEIETAAEQLETLREGFAAAEAALRMAADAEETARQDVRAARSAADAARQEVLRLERTHAEAEARLAGLRATVERLAGDLAEGREAAEMAAAALEEISGSEGLQGAIDAARAEAAEARAALSREQAAADGLARESELRRRRLEAIARERASWIQRAAGARQQIDVLGERIAAAEEERMELMEAPEDIELKRRSLLSEISAAEEARRVADDALATAEEKQREADRQAHQALSMLGEARERRIRAEERLTAATARKSEIEARIDEALEVAVSALPGLAGLKEGAPLPEPDGIERRVERLKAERERLGGVNLRAEDELSEIEGQRGSLVGERDDLIEAIKRLRGAISNINREARERLLSAFETVNGHFQRLFTHLFGGGTAELQLVDAEDPLDAGLEIIARPPGKKPQTMTLLSGGEQALTAMALIFAVFLTNPAPICVLDEVDAPLDDANVERYCDLLDEMTRSTATRFVVITHNPITMARMNRLFGVTMAERGVSQLVSVDLQTAERFLEAV from the coding sequence ATGAAGTTCAACAAGCTCCGCGTCCTCGGTTTCAAGTCCTTCGTCGAGCCGATGGAATTCATCATCGGCGACGGCCTGACGGGTGTCGTCGGGCCGAACGGCTGCGGCAAGTCCAATCTCGTCGAGGCCCTGCGCTGGGTGATGGGCGAGAACTCCTACAAGAACATGCGCGCGTCCGGCATGGACGACGTCATCTTCTCCGGCAGCCTCAACCGCCCGGCCCGCAATACCGCCGAAGTCACGCTGTTCCTCGACAATGCCGACCGCACCGCGCCGGCCGGCTTCAACGACAGCGATGCGGTGGAGGTGACGCGGCGGATCGAGCGCGAGGCGGGCTCCAACTACAAGATCAACTCCCGCGATGTGCGCGCCCGCGACGTGCAGCTGCTGTTCGCCGACGCCTCGACCGGCGCCCGCTCGCCCGCGCTGGTGCGCCAGGGCCAGATCGGCGAGCTGATCGCCGCCAAGCCGACCTCCCGCCGCCAGATCCTGGAAGAGGCCGCCGGCATTTCCGGCCTGCATTCGCGCCGCCACGAGGCGGAGCTGCGCCTGCGCGCCGCCGAGCAGAACCTGGAGCGGCTGGAGGACGTGCTGGTCCAGATCGACGGCCAGCTCGACAGCCTGCGCCGCCAGGCCCGGCAGGCGAGCCGCTTCCGCAACCTGTCGGCCGAGATCCGCTCCGCCGAGGCCGGGCTCTACTATCTGCGCTGGACCGACTGCCGCGACAGGCTGAAGGCGGCGGAAGCCGAATTCGCGGAGGCCGAGGAGGGCGTGCGGCTGGTGTCGCTGGCCCAGGCGGAGGCGGCGAAGAACCAGGCGATCTCTGCTCACAAGGTGCCCGAGATGCGCGAGGCGGCGGCCCGCGCGGGTGCCGCCGTGCAGCGGCTGGTCATCGCCCGCAACGAGCTGGACGGCGAAGAGCGCCGCATTCGCGAGCGCCTGTCGGACCTGACCGGCCGCCTGCAGCAACTGCACCAGGACATTGCCCGCGAGCAGGCGCTGGTGTCGGAGAACGACGAGCACCTGTCGCGGCTCGCGGACGAAGAGGAAGAGCTGCGCGGCGAGGACCTGTCGCAGGAGGAACGCGCCGAGGAAGCGCGCCTTTCGGTTGCGGCGGCGAGCGAGGTCGTGGCCGCGGCCGAGGAGCGGCTGTCGGCGCTGACCCAGGAACAGGCGGGCGTCGTCGCCCGCAGGCGGCAGCTGGAGGACGCGCATCGCACGGCGGTGCAGCGGGCCGAGCGGCTGGTCGCCCAGCACGGCGAGGCGGCAGCGCAGGTCGCCGCGCTGGAGGCCGATATCGAGGGCGCGCCGGCACTCGAAATGGGACGCGAGGCGCTGCTCGATGCCGAAGGCCGGCTCGATCTCGCCGAAGAGCGCGTGCTGGAGGCCGAGGAGCGCACCCGCAGCCACCGCGCCGCGGTCGATGCGGCGCGCCGGCCATTGAGCGAGGCGGAAGCTGCGCTGTCGCGCCTGGAGACGGAAGCGCGCACGCTGCAGGAGGTGCTGTCTGCCGGACAGGCCGGCGAGTGGCCGGCCGTGGTCGAGGCGATGACGGTGGAGCCGGGCTTCGAGACGGCGCTGGGCGCCGCGCTCGGCGAGGATCTCGACGCGCCCGTCGGGGGCGATGCGCCGATGCGCTGGAGCGCGGAGGCGGCCGGCGGCGAACAGCTTTCCGGTGACCCCAAGCTTCCCGCCGGCTGCCGGCCGCTCTCCGAGGTGGTGAGGGCACCAGTGGCGCTGGCGCGGCGCCTTGCCCAGATCGGCCTTGTCGAGGACGGAGCGGCAGCGGGCCTGATGCGCCAGCTGAAGCCGGGACAGCGGCTGGTCAGCCGCGAGGGCGCGGTGTGGCGCTGGGACGGGTTCACCGTCTCCGCCGATGCGCCGACCGCGGCCGCGCAGCGCCTTGCCCGCAAGAACCGGCTGGCGGCGCTGGAACTGGAAATCGAGACGGCGGCCGAGCAGCTGGAGACGTTGCGCGAGGGTTTCGCCGCGGCCGAGGCGGCGCTGCGCATGGCCGCCGATGCCGAGGAGACCGCACGCCAGGACGTGCGTGCGGCGCGCTCTGCCGCCGATGCGGCGCGCCAGGAGGTGCTGCGGCTGGAGCGCACCCATGCGGAGGCCGAGGCGCGCCTTGCGGGCTTGCGCGCCACCGTGGAGCGGCTGGCCGGGGATCTGGCCGAAGGGCGCGAGGCGGCGGAAATGGCGGCGGCCGCGCTGGAGGAGATTTCCGGCAGCGAGGGATTGCAGGGCGCGATCGATGCCGCGCGGGCGGAAGCTGCGGAAGCGCGCGCGGCGCTGTCGCGCGAGCAGGCGGCGGCCGACGGTCTGGCGCGCGAGAGCGAGCTTCGCCGCCGGCGGCTGGAGGCCATCGCCCGCGAGCGGGCCAGCTGGATCCAGCGGGCGGCCGGTGCGCGCCAGCAGATCGACGTGCTGGGCGAGCGGATCGCCGCCGCCGAGGAAGAGCGCATGGAGCTGATGGAGGCGCCGGAGGATATCGAGCTCAAGCGCCGGTCGCTGCTGAGCGAGATTTCGGCCGCCGAGGAAGCCCGGCGCGTTGCCGACGATGCGCTGGCCACCGCCGAGGAAAAGCAGCGCGAGGCCGACCGGCAGGCGCACCAGGCGCTGTCGATGCTGGGCGAGGCGCGCGAGCGGCGCATCCGCGCCGAGGAACGGCTCACGGCCGCCACGGCACGCAAGAGCGAGATCGAGGCGCGAATCGACGAGGCGCTGGAAGTTGCCGTCTCGGCCCTGCCGGGACTGGCCGGGCTGAAGGAGGGGGCGCCGCTCCCCGAGCCGGACGGCATCGAGCGCCGGGTGGAGCGGCTGAAGGCCGAGCGCGAGCGTCTCGGCGGCGTCAACCTGCGCGCCGAGGACGAACTGTCGGAGATCGAAGGGCAGCGCGGCTCGCTGGTCGGCGAGCGCGACGACCTGATCGAGGCGATCAAGCGGCTGCGCGGGGCGATCTCCAACATCAACCGCGAGGCGCGCGAGCGCCTGCTCTCCGCCTTCGAGACGGTGAACGGCCATTTCCAGCGCCTGTTCACCCATCTGTTCGGCGGCGGCACCGCCGAATTGCAGCTGGTCGATGCCGAGGATCCGCTGGATGCGGGCCTGGAGATCATCGCCCGCCCGCCGGGCAAGAAGCCGCAGACCATGACGCTGCTGTCGGGCGGCGAGCAGGCGCTGACGGCGATGGCGCTGATCTTCGCCGTCTTCCTGACCAACCCGGCACCGATCTGCGTGCTGGATGAGGTGGACGCGCCGCTCGACGATGCCAATGTCGAGCGCTATTGCGACCTTCTCGACGAGATGACCCGCAGCACGGCGACCCGCTTCGTGGTGATCACCCACAACCCCATCACCATGGCCCGGATGAACCGCCTGTTCGGCGTGACGATGGCCGAACGCGGCGTTTCGCAGCTGGTTTCGGTGGATCTGCAGACCGCCGAGCGATTCCTCGAAGCGGTCTGA
- a CDS encoding DUF721 domain-containing protein, producing MSDSRHYKSNNRTNAGAATGYMRRVTRARPLADLIGKTLEPACRKRGFAAADLLSDWPEIVGERYAGRVQPIRLDWPRGSRGGEFDETPRPATLVVQTDGATALLLTHEMPQLVERINGFFGWAAVERIRILQRPVTDRRRKPPPKLRPLTGAEEAELHERLAPVEGTPLGAALERLGRAVLARTR from the coding sequence ATGAGTGATTCGCGGCACTACAAGTCGAACAACAGGACGAATGCGGGAGCGGCCACCGGCTACATGCGCCGGGTGACGCGTGCGCGCCCGCTTGCCGACCTGATCGGCAAGACGCTGGAGCCGGCCTGCCGCAAGCGCGGCTTTGCCGCCGCCGACCTGCTGTCCGACTGGCCGGAGATCGTCGGCGAGCGCTATGCCGGCCGGGTGCAGCCGATCCGGCTCGACTGGCCGCGCGGCAGCCGCGGCGGCGAGTTCGACGAGACCCCGCGCCCGGCGACGCTGGTGGTGCAGACGGACGGGGCGACCGCGCTGCTGCTGACCCACGAGATGCCGCAGCTGGTGGAGCGCATCAACGGCTTCTTCGGCTGGGCCGCGGTGGAGCGCATCCGCATCCTGCAGCGCCCGGTCACCGACCGCCGCCGCAAGCCGCCGCCGAAGCTGCGCCCGCTGACCGGCGCGGAGGAGGCGGAGCTGCACGAGCGCCTCGCCCCCGTCGAGGGCACGCCGCTGGGCGCAGCCCTCGAACGGCTGGGCCGCGCGGTGCTGGCCCGCACCCGCTGA
- the mutY gene encoding A/G-specific adenine glycosylase, with the protein MTAAPTTATHTASAPDLAAALLAWYDRHARVLPWRVSPRDRRQGQAPDPYRVWLSEIMLQQTTVQAVKPYFAAFTERWPTVADLAAADEADVMKAWAGLGYYSRARNLKACAEAVMRHHGGVFPDTEEGLRALPGIGPYTAAAIAAIAYDLPAAVVDGNVERVTSRLHAIETPLPASKSDIRSAVALMVPHERPGDFAQAMMDLGASLCSPRKPACALCPWSAPCEARHLGIAETLPVKQRKAAKPTRFGLAFVVKREDGAVLLRRRPPKGLLGGMSEPPVSAWGEDIDGGDFTLLPPELSAARLRWTRVASDVRHTFTHFHLELAVWHTTAPMGLAAPEGCWWSAPAEIAGEALPTVMRKAVEAGLGA; encoded by the coding sequence ATGACCGCAGCCCCCACGACCGCAACCCACACCGCCTCCGCCCCCGATCTCGCCGCCGCGCTGCTCGCCTGGTACGATCGCCATGCGCGCGTGCTGCCCTGGCGCGTCTCCCCGCGCGACCGCCGGCAGGGTCAGGCGCCCGATCCCTACCGGGTGTGGCTCTCCGAGATCATGCTGCAGCAGACGACGGTGCAGGCGGTGAAGCCCTATTTCGCCGCCTTCACCGAGCGCTGGCCGACGGTGGCGGATCTTGCCGCTGCGGACGAGGCCGACGTCATGAAGGCCTGGGCCGGGCTCGGCTACTATTCGCGGGCGCGCAATCTCAAGGCCTGCGCCGAGGCGGTCATGCGCCATCATGGCGGGGTGTTTCCCGATACGGAGGAAGGCCTGCGCGCCCTGCCCGGCATCGGCCCCTATACGGCGGCGGCCATCGCCGCCATCGCCTACGACCTGCCCGCCGCCGTCGTCGACGGCAATGTCGAGCGCGTCACCTCGCGCCTGCATGCCATCGAGACGCCGCTGCCCGCCTCCAAATCCGACATCCGTTCCGCCGTCGCGCTGATGGTCCCGCACGAGCGGCCCGGCGACTTCGCGCAGGCGATGATGGATCTCGGCGCGAGCCTTTGCAGCCCGCGCAAGCCCGCCTGCGCGCTCTGCCCCTGGTCCGCTCCTTGCGAGGCCCGGCACCTCGGCATCGCCGAGACCCTGCCGGTCAAGCAGCGCAAGGCGGCAAAGCCCACCCGCTTCGGCCTCGCCTTCGTCGTCAAGCGCGAGGACGGTGCGGTGCTGCTGCGCCGGCGCCCGCCCAAGGGCCTGCTCGGCGGCATGAGCGAGCCGCCGGTGAGCGCCTGGGGGGAAGACATCGACGGCGGCGACTTCACCCTGCTGCCGCCGGAGTTGTCCGCCGCGCGGCTGCGCTGGACGCGCGTTGCCAGCGACGTGCGGCACACGTTCACCCATTTCCATCTGGAGCTGGCGGTCTGGCACACCACGGCACCGATGGGCCTTGCCGCGCCCGAGGGCTGCTGGTGGTCGGCGCCTGCGGAAATCGCCGGCGAGGCCCTGCCGACGGTGATGCGCAAGGCGGTCGAGGCGGGCCTCGGCGCCTGA
- a CDS encoding AMP nucleosidase has protein sequence MGNEFPSTDPTQELASWEPPHVPYEAFTDAQAAVDRLRELFESNTAFLRDAFADFLAGRIPQGRVRACYPEVRIATATHSRIDSRLAYGFVSGPGVHSATVTRPDLFGNYLKEQIELLLRNHEVPVEVGTSSLPIPLHFAFYDGTHVEGAAEVLQRPLADVFDLPDLSILDDAIVNGTFEVPAGAPRPLAPFTAPRVDYSLHRLQHYTATAAEHFQNFVILTNYQFYIDEFCRLAQELMNDPASGYTRFVEPGNLVTEAGSERQDGQSQRLPQMPAYHLVRPDASGITMINIGVGPSNAKTITDHVAVLRPHAWLMLGHCAGLRNSQKLGDYVLAHGYVREDHVLDADLPTWVPIPPLAEVQVALEQAVEEITGLAGYELKRVMRTGTVASIDNRNWELRDHREPVQRFSQSRAIALDMESATIAANGFRFRVPYGTLLCVSDKPLHGELKLPGMATDFYKRQVAQHLRIGIRSMEILRAMPRERLHSRKLRSFAETAFQ, from the coding sequence ATGGGCAACGAATTTCCGAGCACCGACCCGACGCAGGAGCTGGCGAGCTGGGAGCCGCCGCATGTTCCTTACGAGGCCTTCACCGACGCGCAGGCCGCAGTCGACCGGCTGCGGGAGCTGTTCGAGAGCAACACCGCCTTCCTGCGCGATGCCTTCGCCGATTTCCTCGCCGGCCGCATTCCGCAAGGGCGGGTGCGCGCCTGCTATCCGGAAGTGCGGATCGCCACCGCCACCCATTCGCGCATCGACAGCCGGCTGGCCTACGGCTTCGTCTCGGGCCCCGGCGTCCATTCCGCGACGGTGACGCGCCCGGACCTGTTCGGCAACTATCTCAAGGAGCAGATCGAGCTGCTGCTGCGCAATCACGAAGTGCCGGTGGAGGTGGGGACCAGCTCCCTGCCGATCCCGCTGCATTTCGCCTTCTACGACGGCACGCATGTGGAAGGGGCGGCGGAGGTGCTGCAGCGCCCGCTGGCCGATGTCTTCGACCTGCCGGACCTGTCGATCCTGGACGATGCCATCGTCAACGGCACGTTCGAGGTGCCGGCGGGAGCCCCGCGCCCGTTGGCGCCCTTCACCGCACCGCGCGTCGACTATTCGCTGCACCGGTTGCAGCACTACACCGCGACGGCGGCCGAGCATTTCCAGAACTTCGTCATCCTGACCAACTACCAGTTCTATATCGACGAGTTCTGCCGGCTGGCGCAGGAGCTGATGAACGACCCGGCCAGCGGCTACACCCGCTTCGTCGAGCCGGGCAACCTGGTGACGGAGGCGGGCAGCGAGCGGCAGGACGGCCAGTCGCAGCGGCTGCCGCAGATGCCGGCCTATCACCTGGTGCGCCCGGATGCCTCCGGCATCACCATGATCAATATCGGCGTCGGCCCGTCCAACGCCAAGACGATCACCGACCATGTGGCGGTGCTGCGCCCGCATGCCTGGCTGATGCTGGGTCACTGCGCCGGCCTGCGCAACAGCCAGAAGCTCGGCGACTACGTGCTGGCCCATGGCTATGTGCGCGAGGACCACGTGCTGGACGCGGACCTGCCGACCTGGGTGCCGATCCCGCCGCTGGCCGAGGTGCAGGTGGCGCTGGAGCAGGCGGTGGAGGAGATCACCGGCCTTGCCGGCTACGAGCTGAAGCGGGTGATGCGCACGGGCACGGTCGCCTCCATCGACAACCGCAACTGGGAACTGCGCGACCACCGCGAGCCGGTGCAGCGCTTTTCCCAGTCGCGCGCCATCGCGCTGGACATGGAATCGGCGACGATCGCGGCCAACGGCTTCCGCTTCCGCGTGCCCTACGGCACGCTGCTATGCGTCTCCGACAAGCCGCTGCATGGCGAACTCAAGCTGCCGGGCATGGCGACGGATTTCTACAAGCGGCAGGTGGCGCAGCATCTGCGCATCGGCATCCGCAGCATGGAGATCCTGCGGGCGATGCCGCGCGAGCGGCTGCACTCCAGAAAGCTGCGCTCCTTCGCCGAGACCGCTTTCCAGTAA
- a CDS encoding DsbA family protein, producing the protein MSLNRRQLILRSSAGLLLAGTVLPALPAFAQAVDVEELMKPGTLPDKVLGNEDAPLTIVEYASMTCGHCANFHKTTYPHLKKEYVETGKARFVFREFPLDPVASAAFMLARSVPEDKYFEVVDFMFAEQRAWAFTPDPYNSLLNFAKQIGFTQESFEKVLTDQALLDGINATRDRASSEFGVNSTPTFFFNGNKVNGAISPEEFDKEAAKYL; encoded by the coding sequence GTGAGCCTGAACCGTCGACAGTTGATCCTGCGTTCCTCCGCCGGCCTGCTCCTGGCCGGAACCGTGCTGCCGGCCCTGCCGGCCTTTGCCCAGGCGGTCGACGTCGAGGAGCTGATGAAGCCGGGCACGCTTCCCGACAAGGTGCTGGGCAACGAGGACGCGCCGCTCACCATCGTGGAATATGCCTCGATGACCTGCGGCCACTGCGCCAACTTCCACAAGACCACCTATCCGCATCTCAAGAAGGAGTATGTGGAGACCGGCAAGGCGCGCTTCGTCTTCCGCGAGTTCCCGCTCGACCCCGTCGCCTCGGCCGCCTTCATGCTGGCGCGCTCGGTGCCGGAGGACAAATATTTCGAGGTGGTCGACTTCATGTTCGCCGAGCAGCGCGCCTGGGCCTTCACCCCGGACCCGTACAACTCGCTGCTGAATTTCGCCAAGCAGATCGGCTTCACCCAGGAAAGCTTCGAAAAGGTCCTGACCGATCAGGCTCTGCTTGACGGGATCAATGCGACGCGCGACCGTGCTTCGAGCGAGTTCGGCGTCAACTCGACGCCGACGTTCTTCTTCAACGGCAACAAGGTCAACGGTGCGATCTCGCCTGAGGAATTCGACAAGGAAGCTGCCAAGTATCTCTAG
- a CDS encoding site-specific DNA-methyltransferase — translation MSVQRIGVPSVAPHSFRARSTAASTAPGADWLDTIIKGDCVAALERLPRASVDLVFADPPYNLQLGGDLHRPDQSRVDACDDHWDQFDSFEAYDAFTRAWLMAVRRVLKPDGGLWVIGSYHNIFRVGTILQDLGFWILNDVVWLKSNPMPNFRGKRFTNAHETMIWASKSKDAKYTFNYEALKTFNDDLQMRSDWNLPICTGGERLKDTAGQKVHPTQKPESLLYRVLLASSNPGDVVLDPFFGTGTTGAVAKRLGRHFVGIEREQDYIDAANARIAAVTPAEDGALAISQGKRAAPRIPFGNLLEAGLLAPGAELTCAKGRKRATVRADGSLASGDHSGSIHKVGALVQGLEACNGWTYWHYEDAGKLKPIDALRETLRGNKAA, via the coding sequence ATGAGTGTACAGCGTATCGGGGTGCCCAGCGTGGCACCCCACTCCTTCCGAGCCCGTTCGACCGCCGCCAGCACCGCCCCCGGTGCCGACTGGCTGGATACGATCATCAAGGGCGATTGCGTGGCCGCTCTCGAGCGACTGCCGCGGGCGTCGGTGGACCTCGTCTTCGCCGACCCCCCCTACAATCTCCAGCTGGGCGGTGACTTGCATCGCCCGGACCAGTCGCGGGTCGATGCCTGCGACGACCACTGGGACCAGTTCGACAGTTTCGAGGCTTACGACGCCTTCACCCGCGCCTGGCTGATGGCCGTGCGCCGCGTGCTGAAGCCGGATGGCGGCCTGTGGGTCATCGGCTCCTATCACAACATCTTCCGGGTCGGCACGATCCTGCAGGATCTCGGCTTCTGGATCCTCAACGATGTCGTGTGGCTGAAGTCGAATCCGATGCCGAACTTCCGCGGCAAGCGCTTCACCAATGCCCACGAGACGATGATCTGGGCGTCGAAGTCGAAGGACGCGAAATACACCTTCAACTACGAAGCCCTGAAGACGTTCAACGACGACCTGCAGATGCGCTCCGACTGGAACCTGCCGATCTGCACGGGCGGCGAGCGGCTGAAGGACACGGCGGGGCAGAAGGTGCATCCGACCCAGAAGCCGGAAAGCCTGCTCTACCGGGTGCTGCTGGCTTCCAGCAATCCGGGCGACGTGGTGCTCGATCCCTTCTTCGGCACCGGCACCACCGGTGCGGTCGCCAAGCGGCTCGGGCGGCATTTCGTCGGCATCGAGCGCGAGCAGGACTATATCGACGCCGCCAATGCCCGCATCGCCGCGGTCACGCCGGCGGAAGACGGAGCGCTGGCGATCAGCCAGGGCAAGCGTGCCGCCCCGCGCATTCCCTTCGGCAACCTGCTGGAGGCCGGCCTGCTGGCGCCGGGTGCGGAGCTCACCTGCGCCAAGGGCCGCAAGCGCGCCACCGTGCGCGCCGACGGCTCGCTCGCCAGCGGCGACCATAGCGGCTCGATCCACAAGGTCGGCGCCCTGGTGCAGGGCCTGGAAGCGTGCAACGGCTGGACCTACTGGCACTACGAGGATGCCGGCAAGCTGAAGCCCATCGACGCGCTGCGCGAGACGCTGCGCGGCAACAAGGCCGCCTGA
- a CDS encoding F0F1 ATP synthase subunit A has translation MANDPISQFKITKLVPIEVGGLDLSFTNSSLFMVATTAVVAMFLILSTSGRGLVPGRWQSMAEMSYEFVANTLRSAAGNEGMRFFPLVFSLFMFVLIANLIGMFPYFFTVTSHLIVTFALSMLVIGTVMIYGFAKHGAKFLKLFTPDGVPPVLFILVTPIEIISFLSRPVSLSVRLFANMLAGHITLKVFAGFVTSLIAAEGLGIMGPALSILPLAMTVAITGLEFLVCFLQAYVFTVLTCMYLNDALHPSH, from the coding sequence GTGGCGAACGATCCGATCTCGCAGTTCAAGATCACCAAGCTCGTTCCGATTGAGGTCGGTGGCCTCGATCTTTCCTTCACCAATTCCTCGCTGTTCATGGTGGCAACCACGGCCGTGGTGGCGATGTTCCTGATCCTGTCGACGAGCGGACGCGGCCTGGTGCCCGGCCGCTGGCAGTCGATGGCGGAAATGTCCTACGAGTTCGTGGCGAACACGTTGAGAAGTGCGGCCGGCAACGAGGGGATGCGCTTCTTCCCGCTGGTCTTCTCGCTGTTCATGTTCGTGCTGATCGCCAACCTGATCGGCATGTTCCCCTACTTCTTCACCGTCACCAGCCATCTGATCGTCACCTTCGCGCTGTCGATGCTGGTGATCGGCACGGTGATGATCTACGGCTTCGCCAAGCACGGTGCGAAGTTCCTCAAGCTGTTCACGCCGGACGGTGTGCCGCCGGTGCTGTTCATCCTGGTGACGCCGATCGAGATCATCTCGTTCCTGTCGCGTCCGGTCAGCCTGTCCGTCCGTCTGTTCGCCAACATGCTGGCGGGCCACATCACGCTGAAGGTCTTCGCCGGATTCGTCACCTCGCTGATCGCCGCCGAGGGCCTGGGCATCATGGGCCCGGCCCTGTCGATCCTGCCGCTCGCGATGACCGTCGCGATCACCGGGCTTGAATTCCTGGTGTGCTTCCTGCAGGCCTATGTTTTCACGGTTCTGACTTGCATGTACCTCAACGATGCGCTGCATCCGAGCCACTAA
- a CDS encoding F0F1 ATP synthase subunit C, producing MEAEAAKYIGAGLACLGMAGTALGLGNIFGSYLSGALRNPSAADGQFGRLIFGFAVTEALGIFSLLVALLLLFAV from the coding sequence ATGGAAGCTGAAGCAGCAAAGTACATTGGTGCGGGTCTCGCCTGCCTTGGCATGGCCGGTACCGCTCTCGGCCTCGGCAACATCTTCGGCAGCTACCTGTCGGGCGCCCTGCGCAATCCGTCCGCCGCTGATGGCCAGTTCGGCCGCCTCATTTTCGGCTTTGCCGTGACCGAGGCGCTCGGCATTTTCTCGCTTCTCGTCGCCCTTCTCCTGCTCTTCGCCGTCTGA